The Lysobacter capsici genome has a segment encoding these proteins:
- a CDS encoding fatty acid desaturase, translating to MNADADSQPSVTNLRQLCARFAKPQTGRAVWQLINTLVPFAAMWVLMAWSVVGHWGYGWTLLMAIPTAGLYVRTFIIQHDCGHGSFFASSRANDMVGRCLGLVTLFPYGYWKKTHAIHHGTSGNLDRREMGDIETLTVAEYRARSWLGRLSYRLYRSIPVLLGVGPVYQFVIKHRFPFDLPFTWKREWASVLFNNLALALTIIAMGFAIGWHTVFLVHLPIVLLAGAAGVWLFYVQHTFEDAYWTRKGEWDSHEAAIAGSSYYDLPGIVHWFTGNIGYHHIHHLASRIPNYRLREAFESSPLLQAAPRLTLWSSLKCARMKLWDEELQRMVGFPKRLKQAQARSA from the coding sequence TTGAACGCTGACGCCGATTCGCAACCTTCCGTAACCAACCTGCGTCAGCTTTGCGCGCGTTTCGCCAAGCCTCAAACGGGACGGGCGGTGTGGCAACTGATCAACACCCTGGTGCCGTTCGCGGCGATGTGGGTGCTGATGGCCTGGAGCGTGGTCGGCCACTGGGGCTACGGCTGGACCTTGCTGATGGCGATCCCGACCGCCGGCCTGTACGTGCGCACCTTCATCATCCAGCACGACTGCGGGCATGGTTCGTTCTTCGCCAGCAGCCGCGCCAACGACATGGTCGGGCGCTGCCTGGGCCTAGTCACCCTGTTCCCGTACGGTTACTGGAAGAAGACCCACGCCATCCACCACGGCACCTCGGGCAACCTCGACCGCCGCGAGATGGGCGACATCGAAACCCTGACCGTCGCCGAATACCGCGCGCGTTCCTGGCTGGGCCGGCTGAGCTACCGCCTGTACCGCAGCATCCCGGTGCTGCTCGGCGTCGGCCCGGTCTATCAGTTCGTGATCAAGCACCGCTTTCCGTTCGACCTTCCGTTCACCTGGAAGCGCGAGTGGGCGAGCGTGCTGTTCAACAACCTCGCGCTGGCGCTGACCATCATCGCGATGGGCTTCGCGATCGGCTGGCACACGGTGTTCCTGGTGCATCTGCCGATCGTGCTGCTGGCCGGCGCCGCCGGCGTGTGGCTGTTCTACGTGCAGCACACCTTCGAAGACGCCTACTGGACCCGCAAGGGCGAGTGGGACTCGCACGAGGCGGCGATCGCCGGCAGCTCGTACTACGACCTGCCGGGCATCGTGCATTGGTTCACCGGCAACATCGGCTACCACCACATCCACCATCTGGCCAGCCGCATCCCGAACTACCGCCTGCGCGAAGCCTTCGAATCCAGCCCGCTGCTGCAGGCCGCGCCGCGCCTGACCCTGTGGTCGAGCCTGAAGTGCGCGCGCATGAAGCTGTGGGACGAGGAATTGCAGCGCATGGTGGGTTTTCCCAAGCGCCTGAAGCAAGCGCAAGCGCGAAGCGCCTGA
- a CDS encoding GIY-YIG nuclease family protein — translation MSAWYVYVIECRDGSLYTGIALDVERRYAQHLAGKGARYTRSRPPLRLLARFIYPDRSSALRAEYAIKQLSPTAKRRLCAQAEAEIAAEAAIEAASG, via the coding sequence ATGTCCGCCTGGTACGTCTACGTCATCGAATGCCGCGACGGCAGCCTGTACACCGGCATCGCGCTGGATGTAGAGCGCCGCTACGCCCAGCATCTGGCCGGAAAGGGCGCGCGCTACACGCGTTCGCGTCCGCCGTTGCGACTGTTGGCGCGGTTCATATATCCGGACCGTTCGTCGGCGCTGCGCGCGGAATATGCGATCAAGCAGCTGTCGCCGACGGCCAAACGCCGGCTGTGCGCGCAAGCCGAAGCCGAGATCGCGGCCGAAGCCGCCATTGAAGCCGCGTCGGGCTGA
- a CDS encoding MAPEG family protein, translating to MSTELQMLAWSIALGIVHLLVNAGFMTAQRGVRWNASARDGAVEPLTGVAARMDRAWRNFLETFPLFAAAVLAVAVAGRGNDDTALGAQLYFWARLAYVPVYAAGIPYLRSAVWTVALWGLLKLLWALF from the coding sequence ATGAGCACCGAACTGCAGATGCTGGCCTGGTCGATCGCACTGGGCATCGTGCACCTGCTGGTCAATGCGGGTTTCATGACCGCCCAGCGCGGCGTGCGCTGGAACGCGAGCGCCCGCGACGGCGCGGTCGAACCCTTGACCGGCGTGGCCGCGCGCATGGACCGCGCCTGGCGCAATTTCCTCGAAACCTTTCCGCTGTTCGCCGCCGCGGTGCTGGCGGTCGCCGTCGCCGGGCGCGGCAACGACGACACCGCGCTGGGCGCGCAGTTGTACTTCTGGGCGCGGCTGGCCTATGTGCCGGTGTATGCCGCCGGCATCCCTTATCTGCGTTCGGCGGTGTGGACGGTGGCGCTGTGGGGCCTGCTCAAGCTGCTGTGGGCGCTGTTCTGA